Proteins from a genomic interval of Rhodococcoides fascians A25f:
- the hisS gene encoding histidine--tRNA ligase, giving the protein MSKPTTFSAPKGIPDYFPPNSAEFVAVREGLLDAARNAGYGHIELPIFEDTGLFARGVGESTDVVSKEMYTFADRGDRSVTLRPEGTAGVMRAVIEHGLDRGALPVKLAYAGPFFRYERPQAGRYRQLQQVGVEAIGIDDPALDAEVIAVADAGFRALGLTGFRLEITSLGDDTCRPQYRELLQQFLFALPLDEDTRRRAEINPLRVLDDKRPEVREMTADAPLMLDHLSDSAKEHFDEVLAYLDVMNVPYLVNPRMVRGLDYYTKTTFEFVHDGLGAQSGIGGGGRYDGLMEQLGGQALSGIGFGLGVDRTVLALAAEGKTAGSTSRCQVFGIPMGAAAKLAIVDIAAQLRERGIAVDITYGNRGIKGAMKAADRSGARYALVLGDQELSAESVVVKDLSNGEQDTVALADVVDALGVRLGR; this is encoded by the coding sequence GTGAGCAAGCCGACCACCTTTTCTGCGCCCAAGGGCATTCCCGACTACTTTCCCCCCAACTCGGCCGAGTTCGTCGCCGTGCGAGAGGGGCTGCTCGACGCCGCGCGCAACGCCGGCTACGGACATATCGAACTGCCGATCTTCGAGGACACCGGGCTGTTCGCCCGTGGGGTCGGGGAGTCGACCGATGTGGTGAGCAAGGAGATGTACACGTTCGCCGATCGCGGAGATCGGTCGGTGACGCTGCGCCCCGAGGGCACCGCGGGGGTCATGCGTGCGGTGATCGAGCACGGATTGGATCGGGGCGCGCTTCCGGTGAAGTTGGCCTACGCCGGGCCGTTCTTCCGTTACGAGCGCCCGCAGGCCGGGCGGTACCGGCAGTTGCAACAGGTGGGTGTCGAAGCGATCGGCATCGACGACCCGGCGTTGGACGCCGAGGTCATCGCCGTGGCCGACGCCGGTTTTCGCGCTCTCGGGCTCACCGGTTTCCGCCTGGAGATCACCTCGCTCGGTGACGACACCTGCCGCCCTCAGTATCGAGAGTTGTTGCAGCAGTTTCTCTTTGCGCTTCCTTTGGACGAGGACACGCGTCGGCGCGCCGAGATCAACCCGCTGCGGGTGCTCGACGACAAGCGGCCGGAGGTGCGCGAGATGACCGCGGACGCGCCGTTGATGCTCGATCACCTCTCCGATTCGGCCAAAGAACACTTCGACGAGGTCCTGGCGTATCTGGACGTGATGAACGTTCCTTATCTGGTGAACCCGCGAATGGTGCGCGGGCTGGACTACTACACCAAGACCACGTTCGAGTTCGTGCACGACGGGCTGGGGGCGCAATCGGGCATCGGCGGCGGCGGCCGCTACGACGGGCTGATGGAACAGCTGGGCGGGCAAGCGCTGTCGGGTATCGGATTCGGACTCGGCGTCGACCGCACCGTCCTCGCCCTGGCTGCCGAGGGAAAGACTGCGGGGTCCACGTCGCGGTGTCAGGTGTTCGGCATCCCGATGGGTGCCGCAGCCAAACTGGCGATCGTCGATATCGCCGCTCAGCTACGCGAACGGGGTATCGCAGTGGACATAACGTACGGAAATCGCGGCATCAAAGGAGCGATGAAAGCAGCCGATCGATCGGGTGCCCGATACGCGCTGGTGCTGGGCGATCAAGAACTGTCGGCGGAATCGGTTGTGGTGAAAGACCTCTCGAACGGGGAGCAGGACACTGTCGCGTTGGCCGACGTGGTCGACGCCCTCGGGGTCCGCCTTGGCCGATGA
- a CDS encoding peptidylprolyl isomerase: MPSNEQRREAAKRKLERQLVRRAERARRRKQLTIAGSILGVVAVVAVVSVVYVVTRGDDDASTAQESTTSAPADSLIAAGRSEPLPETVNCSYPAAAQPAAKENTPPRTDNVPTSDEPLSYSMTTNQGNIGLTLNNPESPCTVNSFVSLANQGYFDGTTCHRLTTGAGLQVLQCGDPTGTGSGGPGYQFADEFPTDTFAEGDPAAQTPIAYPRGTLAMANAGPGTNGSQFFLVYGDSELPPAYTAFGTIDETGLATLDAIAAKGVQGGASDGAPAEPVDITNMLSDL; encoded by the coding sequence TTGCCCAGCAACGAGCAACGGCGCGAGGCTGCCAAACGAAAGCTCGAACGCCAACTCGTACGCCGTGCGGAGCGCGCACGGCGTCGTAAGCAATTGACGATTGCAGGTTCCATTCTCGGTGTCGTCGCAGTCGTGGCCGTCGTCTCGGTCGTGTACGTGGTGACCCGCGGTGACGACGATGCGAGTACCGCCCAGGAATCGACGACGTCCGCACCCGCCGACTCCCTCATCGCGGCGGGACGTTCCGAGCCCCTGCCCGAGACGGTGAACTGCTCCTATCCCGCTGCGGCACAGCCTGCGGCCAAGGAGAACACTCCCCCGCGCACCGACAACGTCCCCACCAGCGACGAGCCGCTGAGCTACAGCATGACCACGAACCAGGGCAATATCGGTTTGACTCTGAACAACCCCGAGTCGCCGTGCACGGTGAACAGTTTCGTCTCGCTCGCCAACCAGGGCTACTTCGACGGCACCACCTGTCATCGACTCACCACCGGTGCCGGTCTTCAGGTGCTGCAATGCGGCGATCCCACGGGCACCGGAAGCGGTGGACCGGGCTACCAGTTCGCCGACGAATTCCCCACCGACACGTTCGCCGAGGGCGACCCCGCTGCGCAGACACCGATCGCGTACCCGCGCGGCACGTTGGCGATGGCCAATGCAGGTCCGGGAACCAACGGCAGCCAGTTCTTCCTGGTCTACGGAGATTCGGAACTGCCGCCTGCCTACACCGCGTTCGGCACGATCGACGAGACCGGCCTCGCCACCCTCGACGCCATCGCGGCCAAGGGAGTGCAGGGCGGCGCATCCGACGGAGCACCCGCCGAGCCAGTCGACATCACGAACATGCTGAGCGACCTGTGA
- the ypfJ gene encoding KPN_02809 family neutral zinc metallopeptidase, with product MTFREGSQMEPGRVSVGGSGGGGRGKLAIGGGAGGLVIIVLALLFGGDPGAILNQISGGDSSAGQNDSGASGTLECDVADANSSVDCRIGFTASSLDTVWESQLQSQTGVAYVQPAVNLFSGATNTGCGNATSAVGPFYCPADSTAYFDTSFFQVLVDQFGSSGGPLAQEYVVAHEIGHHIQNQLGDIGRAQADPQGPESGGVKVELQADCYAGIWAHYAAETVDPKTGVPFLEPLTSTDIDDALSAASSVGDDRIQEASTGRVNPEGWTHGSSAQRQAWFTAGYETGQVSACDTFSARDLNNP from the coding sequence ATGACGTTCAGAGAAGGTTCGCAAATGGAACCGGGCCGAGTCTCCGTCGGCGGTAGCGGAGGCGGCGGACGCGGCAAGTTGGCGATCGGCGGCGGAGCGGGTGGCTTGGTCATCATCGTCCTTGCCCTGCTGTTCGGCGGCGACCCGGGAGCAATCCTGAACCAGATCAGCGGTGGCGACAGTTCCGCCGGACAGAACGACTCCGGGGCTTCCGGAACACTCGAATGCGATGTCGCGGACGCGAACAGCAGCGTCGATTGCCGTATCGGGTTCACGGCATCGAGCCTGGACACCGTGTGGGAATCGCAGCTGCAATCGCAGACCGGCGTCGCGTACGTCCAGCCGGCTGTCAACCTGTTCTCGGGTGCAACGAACACTGGCTGCGGCAACGCCACCAGCGCCGTCGGGCCGTTCTACTGCCCGGCCGATTCCACCGCATATTTCGACACCAGCTTCTTCCAGGTACTCGTCGACCAGTTCGGCTCCAGCGGCGGCCCCTTGGCGCAGGAGTACGTGGTGGCGCACGAGATCGGCCACCACATCCAGAATCAGCTGGGTGACATCGGGCGCGCGCAAGCCGATCCGCAGGGACCCGAGTCCGGTGGCGTCAAGGTGGAGTTGCAGGCAGATTGCTACGCGGGCATCTGGGCGCACTACGCAGCCGAGACGGTCGATCCGAAAACCGGGGTTCCGTTCCTCGAGCCGCTGACCTCCACCGACATCGACGACGCGCTCTCGGCCGCGTCATCGGTGGGCGACGACCGGATTCAGGAGGCATCCACCGGCCGCGTCAACCCCGAGGGCTGGACGCACGGGTCTTCTGCCCAGCGACAGGCATGGTTCACCGCCGGGTACGAGACCGGACAGGTCTCGGCCTGCGACACGTTCTCGGCGCGCGATCTGAACAACCCGTGA
- a CDS encoding Rv2578c family radical SAM protein, producing MRWAGQTLDAADDGALPGLERSGLVRSVQTPEFEGTTFHEVLCKSALNEVPGESQVPFSWTVNPMRGCSHACRYCFARPTHEYLDLDSGNDFDSQIVVKTNVAAVLRKELARRSWKREPVALGTNTDPYQRAEGRYRLMPGIIRALTESGTPFSILTKGTLLRRDLPLLTLAAQQVDVHVSISLAIHDPDLQKQLEPGTPSPRARLDLIRAVRDAGLDCGVLVAPVIPFLTDGAKHLDGLISALADAGATSVTALPMHLRSSTKDWYMSWLVKEHPALVRRYRQLYGHGAYVTPEYKQWLRGRIDPLLETYGFAVEQTRSLPANEPAESRELATSGPALTLF from the coding sequence ATGCGATGGGCCGGTCAGACTCTCGATGCCGCGGACGACGGCGCGCTACCGGGACTCGAACGGTCCGGGCTCGTCCGCAGCGTGCAGACCCCGGAGTTCGAGGGAACAACCTTCCACGAGGTGCTGTGCAAGAGTGCCCTGAACGAGGTTCCGGGTGAATCGCAGGTGCCCTTCTCGTGGACCGTGAATCCTATGCGGGGATGTTCGCATGCGTGCCGGTACTGCTTCGCCAGACCGACACACGAATACCTGGACCTCGACTCCGGCAACGACTTCGACTCGCAGATCGTCGTCAAGACGAATGTCGCGGCAGTCCTCCGCAAAGAGCTCGCACGTCGATCCTGGAAAAGGGAGCCGGTAGCGCTCGGGACGAACACCGATCCCTATCAGCGCGCCGAGGGCCGATACCGGTTGATGCCCGGCATCATTCGGGCGTTGACGGAGTCCGGTACGCCTTTCTCGATCCTGACCAAGGGCACACTGCTGCGTCGCGACCTGCCCTTGTTGACGTTGGCTGCTCAGCAGGTAGATGTGCACGTGAGCATCAGCCTCGCCATCCACGACCCCGATCTGCAGAAGCAGCTCGAGCCCGGGACCCCAAGTCCACGTGCACGATTGGACCTCATTCGTGCCGTCCGTGACGCAGGCCTGGATTGTGGAGTGTTGGTCGCACCGGTGATTCCCTTCCTCACGGACGGTGCCAAGCATCTCGACGGTCTGATCAGCGCACTGGCCGACGCGGGAGCTACGAGTGTGACGGCGTTGCCGATGCATCTACGGTCCAGCACCAAGGACTGGTACATGAGCTGGCTGGTGAAGGAGCACCCGGCGTTGGTCCGGCGATACCGTCAGCTCTACGGTCACGGGGCGTACGTGACGCCCGAGTACAAGCAGTGGCTCCGAGGGCGTATCGACCCGTTGCTCGAGACGTACGGGTTCGCCGTAGAACAGACCCGGTCTTTGCCTGCCAACGAGCCCGCCGAATCCCGAGAACTGGCGACCTCGGGACCGGCCCTCACGCTGTTCTGA
- a CDS encoding DUF3237 domain-containing protein has product MTAPNTPTLEPILRLGLTLGPAIEIGSVPEGDRVVTTVLGGAAPGPDIEGTLAARSTVVSVTRPDGCTEFSSDLVLELATGGYLSLDYRGVQFGPAEVIDALDDPDREVDPATYYFRGTLRVSTAVPKFTYLNRALVVTSGSRSAEAVVLDAFLVT; this is encoded by the coding sequence GTGACCGCCCCGAACACACCGACCCTCGAACCCATTCTGCGCCTGGGACTCACGTTGGGACCGGCCATCGAGATCGGTTCGGTACCCGAAGGCGACCGAGTCGTCACCACCGTCCTCGGCGGGGCCGCCCCGGGCCCGGACATCGAGGGCACTCTGGCTGCTCGATCCACCGTCGTCAGCGTCACCCGACCCGACGGATGCACCGAGTTCAGCAGTGATCTCGTCCTCGAATTGGCAACCGGTGGTTACCTCTCGCTCGACTATCGCGGGGTTCAGTTCGGCCCGGCCGAGGTCATCGACGCGCTCGACGATCCCGACCGGGAAGTCGACCCCGCTACCTATTACTTCCGTGGCACGTTGCGAGTATCGACGGCTGTTCCGAAGTTCACCTATCTCAACCGTGCGCTGGTCGTTACCTCCGGCTCACGATCGGCCGAGGCCGTGGTCCTCGACGCGTTCCTGGTGACCTGA
- a CDS encoding MBL fold metallo-hydrolase — translation MLVTGFPAGMFQTNCYILAQDDASECVVVDPGQDAADPLIDFLTRSSLTPTAVLLTHGHLDHTWSVEPICEKYGIAAYIAPEDRYMLSDPIKGTGPALAAVLGDIEFREPAEVIELADGEQLDLAGIEFSVVHTPGHTQGSVVFLARADGPDGAVPLALTGDTLFAGSIGRTDLPGGDHDQLLRSIATRLLPLGDDTVVLPGHGGQSSIGQERASNPFLVGLGDPEQGKL, via the coding sequence TTGCTCGTCACCGGATTCCCCGCAGGCATGTTTCAGACGAATTGTTACATCCTGGCCCAGGACGACGCGTCCGAGTGCGTCGTCGTCGATCCCGGCCAGGACGCCGCCGATCCGCTGATCGATTTTCTGACGCGATCCTCGCTCACTCCCACCGCAGTGCTGCTCACGCACGGCCACCTCGACCACACGTGGTCGGTCGAGCCGATCTGCGAAAAGTACGGCATTGCTGCGTACATCGCACCCGAAGATCGATACATGCTCTCGGACCCGATCAAGGGAACGGGTCCAGCGCTGGCTGCCGTGCTGGGTGACATCGAGTTCCGCGAACCGGCCGAGGTGATCGAACTCGCCGACGGCGAGCAGCTGGATCTCGCCGGAATCGAGTTCTCGGTGGTGCACACGCCCGGACACACCCAGGGTTCGGTGGTGTTTCTCGCTCGGGCCGACGGGCCGGACGGTGCGGTCCCGTTGGCGCTGACCGGAGACACCCTCTTCGCGGGGTCGATCGGTAGGACGGATCTACCCGGCGGCGATCACGACCAACTACTGCGGTCCATCGCGACCCGATTGCTGCCGCTCGGTGACGACACCGTGGTACTGCCGGGGCACGGCGGCCAGAGTTCGATCGGTCAGGAACGTGCGTCCAATCCGTTCCTCGTTGGACTCGGCGACCCCGAGCAAGGGAAGCTGTGA
- a CDS encoding peptidylprolyl isomerase produces the protein MNRTSVLVTGLSATALVLAGCSSSAEPAAQPAAATSSTTSSAPAATTTQRPALDLSRFGALPAVPQPTTDTVSCAYPAETPAAKEVDPPPVDNVDVYGTVDVALATSQGPIDITLDRTQAPCTVNSVVSLVQQGYFDGSPCHRLTTSPGLEVLQCGDPSGSGRGGPGYSFANEYPTTAYTGDPAQAENPVVYPRGTLAMANAGPDTNGSQFFLVYADSVLPPQYTVFGTISESGLATLDAIAAGGVTGGSEDGAPANPVILESATA, from the coding sequence GTGAACCGCACCTCTGTCCTAGTGACCGGGCTGTCGGCTACCGCTCTGGTGCTGGCCGGCTGCTCCAGTTCGGCCGAACCCGCTGCCCAGCCTGCTGCAGCAACCTCGTCGACGACGTCGTCCGCTCCGGCGGCAACGACAACACAGCGGCCGGCGTTGGACCTGTCTCGGTTCGGTGCGCTGCCGGCCGTGCCACAGCCGACGACCGACACTGTGTCCTGCGCCTATCCGGCGGAGACGCCGGCCGCGAAGGAGGTCGATCCACCTCCCGTCGACAATGTCGACGTGTACGGAACCGTCGACGTCGCACTGGCCACCAGCCAGGGACCGATCGACATCACGCTGGACCGGACGCAGGCACCGTGCACGGTCAACAGCGTCGTCAGCCTCGTCCAGCAGGGATACTTCGACGGCTCTCCCTGCCACCGGTTGACGACGTCACCGGGCCTCGAGGTGCTCCAGTGCGGCGATCCTTCCGGATCCGGTCGGGGCGGACCCGGATACAGCTTCGCCAACGAGTACCCCACGACGGCATACACCGGCGATCCCGCGCAGGCCGAAAATCCGGTGGTCTACCCCCGCGGGACGCTCGCGATGGCCAATGCCGGTCCCGACACCAACGGCAGCCAGTTCTTCCTGGTGTACGCAGATTCGGTGCTCCCGCCGCAGTACACGGTGTTCGGCACCATCTCCGAGAGCGGACTGGCCACCCTCGACGCCATCGCGGCGGGAGGGGTGACCGGAGGCTCCGAGGACGGCGCGCCTGCGAACCCGGTGATCCTGGAATCGGCAACGGCGTAG